The sequence tctgatgaagttgaaaatcattgatcagatgaattcagtgatagtttagaagctccagaaattgaaatgagattatgatttgaaataATATGTTGCGAAACTACCATGATAAAgcagtatagatgaggtaaacaggtggtagttatgatcaGATTGACTGAAATTACTGGGTAAGATGATCTGTCTGTACGAATGAATCACCGATCCGTGATCAGAATTTTGTGAGATGtcacagtaagccaagaaataatgtttcagattgaaacattgggtttactattacattgtaataTAGATGAtcagaagactttgagtactttttgagataAAGGTACAACATATGATtcgtgaattgaagaatagtTAGagcagatgaatcgaatttcgagaatgaactttatctgacatgataccgattatcaaccgctctgaatactttgaaatttGTGAATACGGCATATTATATTCTGATTAatagatagtccgaatagactaatcaaaaTTTTAGAATACCCTGCATAAGATGTGATATAGATATATGAAGAAGTTatagatatgatgaaattacaggaatgattaacaTCTATtatcaggattaagactttagatttattcgacataatgtggcatcgattgattgactgatgttctgagagttggttatatgtgattgcattataccattcttcgattgatggattatctgagttgattttccagacgTTGGGAATATTCTCAGacctttaatacctgattcggtattacttgacttgatgtgttgccacttgatgattataattcctgtaacagctattgagtcgattttgagataattttatgatgatatgatgaaaagaaatccgatttctttgtgttgaaatgatactaccgAAGTATATGACATCCGTACACAAGTGCAATTCGTCCACTTATTTTGGTTGGAACAAATTACGACCCttggaaattgaagatgagcatATACATTCAATTCATTGAGTCCAGGGCCTGGAAACGTGTTCTTGATGGTTGGACACCACCTATGAGAGATGATGATGTACTCGGACCAAATCCAAGAGCACAATGGACAGCCGATGAAAATACTGCGTCTATTTATAATGCAAAAGCTCTAATGCTATGTTCAATTCTGTTGATATGAATatgtttaatctaattggtaTTTGTACTTGTGCAAGGGAAGCTTGGGAGAAACTTCAAACCCATTGTGAAGGCTCGGCAAGTTTCAAGAAGACAAGGATGCGTCTcctaacttcaaaatttgagaaattgAGAATGGAGGAATCAGAGACCATCATGGAATATAATGGAAGATTGAAGAGCCTTAAAAATGAAGCATCAGTTCTTGGTGATCCTATTTCGAACAAGAGACTTGTGTCCAAAGTGCTTCGTTCAGTCCCCAAAACATTTCACACCAAAGTTTGTGCTATAGATGAATCCaaagatacatctataatgggtttggatgagttGATAAGTTATCTTTGCACATATGAGATGGAGATGGAAGCCGAAGATGATACtaaaggtaagtctattgcctttcaagtatctaatgatgtttacaatgatttttctgaatttcaacaagaagtaaaggaatctgatcTTGAAGAAAATTCTATTTCCTTGATTTCGAAGAaattcactgattatctcaaggtaatgaaagaaaagaaggatATGAAAGGTGCACAACATTCGAAATTTCCTAGACTGCCTACTTTAGAGAAGCTTGAAAAACCTGCTACTACTCGAGGACATCGTCAAAGTTATGAAGGTAAGATTCAGTCCTCAATTAAAAGttttgataatgttcaatgcagagaatgtaagggatatggacactatgcatATGAGTGTGCCAATCGCCTTCGAAAAGGTATGAATGTTTCTCTGAGTGATGATGATTCTGAAGGAGAACAGGAAAAGGCTGAACATGCAGATCTTATATCTTTTACTGCCTTTCTGGAAAGTAAGAAAAAATTTCAGATTAATCCACTCGGTGTtggctccggtgttgcaacacctggaTGCAACACAGTTCAAAAATCTGTTTGTTTTGTTGCTTCTAACCTTGATAATTCCAGTGATCATGAAGAACATGTAGATGACGCTTACACTCTGGAAGGTATACAGAAACTATATGAGGAGTTGTACTGTGATTGGATCAAGAGGAATCAGTTGAACACAACTTTCTCTAAAGAGAATACTGAATTTAAAGCTGTTATGGCTAGACTGGAGGTTCTCATGAGCATGAAAGATCTGAAATTAGGGTTGCTGAATTTAGAACTTGAAAAAGCAAATGCAACTTTTGCCAGATTTAATTCGAGTTCGAACAAACTTGATAATATTTTGACTATGGGTAAGGATGACAAGTTTGGACTTGGTTTTAAAGAAAGAGTTTTTGAAACTGGTGAATCTTCCAAAACACCAGTGTTTGTGAAAGAAGGTAGTGATTCCTTGAACCATCCTTCAACTGCTTCTAAAGGTAAGAAGCTTATTGTTGAGAAGAATGTTTCTGTcccaaagccaaaacaatggaAGCGTCCTTTTGTATGTCATTATTGTCTCAAACCTGGTCATATCAGGCTTTTCTGTCGTAAGCTTAAGAATGACTATATTTTGTGGGAATCTAAGCAGGTGTTGCCTCTCATGTTGCACAACACCAAGAGCAACACAGGCAGAAAAGGACACACTGTGAATAAAGTTTGGGAACAAAAGTCTGATGTTaaaagttttgttatttatacttcctttaaagctaacactgcaggtaattggtactttgatagtggaagaTCTCGGCATATGACAGGATTAAAAGATCACCTCACGGACTACATTGAACAAAATGGTGGTAGAGTGACCTATGGAGGTGTTGCAAAAGGAAGAATTGTTGGCAAAGGAACACTCAATGTGAAAGGGTTTCCAAAACTTCATAATGTGTTGCATGTTGAAGGACTTaatgcaaatttaatttcaattagtcaACTGTGTGATGATGGCTtacatgtgaagtttgataagaatacttgtgaagttttttATAATGCTAATCATTGTGTTGTGACAGGTACAAGATCAGTTGACAACTGCTACCAACTGGGTGAGGAATTGGCATGTAGAAAATCAAAGGTTGATGAGTTTAGTCTATGGCACCAAAAGCTTGGACATGTGAATTTAAAGACTTTAAAGAATTTGAGTAAGTTTGAAGCTGTCAGAGGTCTTCCAAATCTAAAGTCTGGTGTTCCATATGTTTGCGGTACATGCCAAGAAGGTAAACAAACCCGTGTTTCACACCCCATGTTACAACATTGTGGGACAACACggtgtcttgaacttttgcaTATGGATTTGATGGGTCCTATGGAAGTCGAAAGTTATGGAGGTAAAAAGTACTCTttggtatgtgttgatgatttttctcgttttacatgggtgagatttcttagagaaaaatcagacacttttgatgtttttaagaagttgtttaccaagattactaacctacatactttgacagtagcaaggatcagaactgatcatggaaaggaatttgagaactcatctttttcttctttgtgtgataagaagggcATTTCACAAGAGTTTTCCGCtccaaaaactcctcaacagaaCGGAATTGCCGAAAGGAAGAATAGGAGGTTGCAGGAAatggctagggtgatgatgagctcaaaCAATATCTCCAAGAGATTTCGGGCAGAAGCATTGAACACAGCTTGCCATATTTCCAATcgtgtttatttgagaagtggttCTTCAATGACTTCCTATGAAATCCTCATAGGAAAGATGTCAAAtctcaattattttcatatttttggctGTGTATTCTATGTTTTAAATGATAGAAATCACCTAGAAAAATTTGATTCCATgagtgataagtgtttgttctttggttattctactaatagtcgtgcatataggatgtataaccttaggatcagaacaattatggaatctattaatgCTGTGTTTGATGatggtgcagatctcaaaggaaaaactgctgaagatgatattgaaggcttgctggaaatttctctcgaagaacacagtgttgtcccagatgttacaacaccaaacacaacactgGTTCCTCCAGAAACTGTTCATGAagaaaattcccaaaataatGAGGAAACTGAGGTCATTACTGAAAAAGACATTCCAAGCAAGATACACAAGAATCATCCATCATCACAAATTATTGGAGATGTTCATGGAACAAGACAAACCCGAGCTACGGAAAAAGTTGACTACCGCAAGATGgttgggttagtatgcatgagttccgtGTACTCACAGGTAATGCGTTCTTGTTTTGTCTCCAATATTGAACCTAAGAAtgtcaatgatgctttgaatgatgaattttgggtaaatgcCATGCATGAGGAACTTGAGCAATTTGTCTGAAATGTTGTATGGTTTTTAGTTCCACctcctgatcatggtaatgtcattggtacaaaattgattttcaaaaataaaaccgatgaattagaaaacatcattaggaagaaAGCAATAttggttgctcaagggtatattgagtcagtccgactattgctagctattgcatgtcatatggatataaaactttaccaaatggatgtgaagagtgcGTTTTTTAATGGTATTTTTAAATGAGAAAGTGTATGTTAAGCAACCCAAAGGCTTTGAGTCATATGGCTTGAAGAAAGATCCATGAGCTtggtatggtaggttgaccgagtatttgctcgaaattggcttcaaacgaggtgaggttgataaaaatttttttattcaaaagacCAAAGGTGATattcttatttgtcaagtttatgtggatgacattatctttggtgcttcttctcaaaagcatgttgatagttttgttgaatgcatgtcttctacttttgaaatgagTATGGTAGGAGAGTTAACTtactttcttggattgcaagttaagCAATCAAGTGATGGTATATTTCTGtgtcaaagtaagtatgcaaagaatttggtgaaaaagttttgcaaagagaatgttaagaacatgaaaactccaatgggctcgagtgaaaaattgggaaaagacagtgttgcggctggtattgacaacaccatgtatcgcagcatgatatggagtcttttgtatttgactgctagtcatcctgatatcatgttcagtgtgtgtttatgtgctagatatcAATCTGATCCAAAAGTAACCCATTTAAAATctgttatgagaattttgaaatatgtttcgggtacattggatttgagattgtggtatacgagggaaaccaacactaaccttgtaggttttagtgatgatgattgggctggtgatgtTAATGATAGAAAGAGAACTACAGGTGAGTGTTTTTATCTTGGaaataatttggtttcatggtatagtcgtaagcaaaattgtatgtcactttcgactactgaatctgaatatgtggcagccggaagttgttgttcacaacttctttggatgaaccaaattattgaagattatggttttaagagtgaaccccccattgtgtactgtgataattcgagtgctattgatatatcaaataatccagttcaacactcacgcacaaaatacattgacattcgtcatcactttattcgagatttggtagagAAAAGTATGCTtcgaatggagtttgttggaaccaataaccaattggcagaaatttttactaaagcattagatTTTGAGAGGTTCTCAACCCTTCggaggtctctcagcatgtgtgcattataatccttTGCATGTGTTGTCTTCAATGTTACAACACCACCtacaacactgttgttttttttcttttttcttgtcatgcatttttaggattttagacATTCTGCACTCACTCTGTTATGTGTAGTGTTTAAATCTCTATTACATTGATTCAATTGATGCCAAGTTTTTCCGCAAAATTTTTAAAGCACACTGACCCTTTTGCTTTTTaactctgactaaaccactaagtagttgagggatgtacgtgtattccatgtCCTTGTTCCATGTGAAATgtggtttcgcaaattcagtgttcaatttttttataaagtTTATTGACCAATGTCATAAATACAAACTTTGTCAAAGATcgaaagaaaatggaaaaagctacctaattgtgtccaatgaagactgttcttttagcatgcaggctaccacttctgaaatttttctgaaaatcaagggttaccaagtGTGCAAGTTTCAAATACTTTTGAAAAACtttggtgttgttgatgatgttgtcaACATGAGAAATAACACTACACTTGTAAACATATCATATGCTTGTAATtgcatttttaatttttgttaaacTATGTTTAAGaataaaataggtcatgcataTGCATATTTTGCTAGTAGGGTTCTGTTTTTTGGAAATGTTCAAAATAGACAAATTTCGTTGAATTCCCCTATTtactgaaaattgaatttttgtgaatgattttttgtttcagtggagttaaGCTGATGTGGAGTTAATCATGGAAACATTGGGCTGAAATATGTATCTTGGATTATTGCCTTATTTATGGGATGTTATCtcttaatttttgatttttggccGTTTTGAAAAAGTTACCGTTGGTAACCTGTTGAGATAAGGAGATCAGGGTAAGTTGTTAGGAAAATATTACCGTTTGTGATAGGATTCCTTTATATATTTGTTTCCTTCGTTATCGGGCATTATCATCTTCTCAAAATTCTCTAATCCCGATTGTTTTTTCTGTAAACCCTACCTCTATCTCACTCCCAAATTGTTTTTTCAATGGCAGGCTTTGATCCTCAAGATATCAGAAGCGAGATGAGTCATGTGAATCCCGATCTTGCCACCACTATTGCAACACCGGAGAATCCATCACCCGCTCCTTCTCTGCCGATTGTTCCAGTTCCCATGGAACCCGAACCTCTTGTTGTTATCATTCCCGGCGAACCTGGGAACACCATTGATCTAAAAAATCCGCCGGATTTTTCTGTCCTGAACCGAGTTCATCGCACTCCACCGATGACTCGTCGATCGAAGAGGCAAGCTGGGTATAACCCTGATTTTACCCATTCCAAGAGATTTTACAAGGGTCCTCGTATCTCCATGGCCGAAGAGGATCGCAGCTCGGGTGATGACTCAGAGGATGCTAATTACGAGTTTGCTGCTAAAAAAAACCCTCATCCGCCTATGCCTCTGCCTCCGCTCCAACTGCTGAAACTGTTTTTGAGAGCAATGATTCGAGTTCTTCTGATGAGGTTCCTCCTCCCACTCAAACCAAGAAAGCAGATAGTGAATCATCCACTCCTACAGAGACTCATTTTTCTGATGAAGATGCCATATTGGCAAAAATTTTGGAAAGCCTTAAGCAAGGTAAGGCTACTTCGCCTGTTCCTCCCTCTGCTCATCTCTCCGATGATGAGCCTGATACTGAGATGATGAAGGAATTTGCTGAGGGCAAAGCACATCGAGATACTGATAATTCATCCTCTTCCTCGTCTGCCTATTCTGATGTTGAGTCTTCTGATGAAAGTGTTGATATAGAAGGTGAAGAAGACTCTGATGAGGTTTCCAGCATGGATGCTGATGAAGAGCCTCTCGAGTTAGAGGATGTTTCTACTGCTGATGCCAGTGTTGCTgttggtgttgtcaacaccaccaacaacactgttgatgaggAATATGACACAAAATCTTCTTATTCCCTCATGTTTTATTCTGGAGAAGCTGCTGCTGTTTGGCCTCTCTTCATTCATAGAGGACTGCTGGATGAGAGAAACATTTATGTGAGCTCCTATGATAGGTACAATCTCATTGATTTTCTTAAGCTTCGCAAGCTCTACATCTACTGTCATTGCTGTTGTATTCATAACTAACCTGTAACACAAACTAGGAACTCACTTAGTAAATtcaagtggtggctctgatgccacgtgaAAAAAACGGTGTAGGTGGTTTTTATGTAAAATTGGTTGTGTTGTACTTCGTGTTGTAACAGcaaagacaacacagtgcagcgaaaatttaaagcgtaaataaaacagaagtaaataattttgcacgagtataaaaactcgtgagggtaccttagggctaaatatcactagtaaacgtaagatcagtcttacaaagtaatcctagtgattttacgaaaaatcattaaatcctaaatttctcaacaagttgagaaatcaaacttgcatcctaaataaatcagagtaaaaaCAATAGATGCAACTCTCGTAGCCTAAATAGAAGAAACACAAaatatcttcaacaacacagttcccaccgtgttgtctctgatgtcttcaacacgaacggcaacacggggacaagCAACAACTAAGGTTgcaaaaccttgcttcagattcttcaaattcttcaatagAATTCTTCAGAGATTGAGCAGCGGATTGTACGTCTGAAGTCGTGCCTTTCTTGTGCGTGAAACACTTCTTTTATAGATTGGAATCCAAGTTTTGAAggtttccttagatagagtccttaTCAAGATATAATTGATCATGTCAAATATATTTCTTAAGATATTCGAAATATACACAATATATTTGACAATGATTTtaacttgtctagaaagcaaaatcaaataatttcaaataatataaggGCCGAAAtttcaaggaataaaatttcTTTCAATATATAATAGTGAAAATAACTTGTGCAGATAAGATATATGAGATAAGATATTATGGAAGTTCAAAGAAAACTGCTtttacgtctccccttcttccacttaggaaggaattcactaaaAGACTTTGGTTTTTTATACACTCATTTTTATTCAACCCGCTTCAATCGTATGACTTATCTTTTGCCTAGGTCGAAACTCCTAGTACACCACAAAATAAGACATGAAGTCTTAACAGCAAcaagtgaaaaaaaatataagatttGAATGAATCCGTAGATTCAATCTATTTAGCAACTCTTCTTCAACACTTCGTGAATGAGCAGTTGAGAGTTGTCTTGATTCCCTTGATGATCCTTTGAGATGATCTCATAAGTAGCTTGTATGTGTGGGCTTGGTGAGCAAATGATATATGTGAATTCAAAGTGCTCGGAGAGATAGCTTTCTTGTGTTCTTTTGTTTCTTTACTAACTCATATTTTGCAACGTTCTTCTTCGAGAACCTTTATAAATGTCTTCATAAATGCGAAACGATATCCAAGATATATGAGAAGTAATCCTTGCGCCTTATTAATGTGGATGATAAATTCTCtcttgaaaatattcaaatataacaGAGTCTTCTTGAGCTGACGAGAAACCTTTAATGCTTTGAGCATTTCAAATAATAAGATGAGTAGTTCAGACAGTTTAAGGATTTGAGCAGTTCAAACTTTGATCAGTTCAGGCAGTTCGAAGATCCTTTTGAGCAGTCACGCACTTTTACCTGTTTTACAAGATTTGGCAGTTCAATTTGTGATCACAAAAACTAAGGTCCAACAATTTCTcactttttggtgatgacaaatgTGAACTCCTTCTAAGTAATTAAGAGATAAAACAGTTTTGATAAAAACTTATAAAAGCAGttcaaaaataattatacatattATCAATTAGTTTATAACATCAAGCATTTTTATATCGAAATGACTAATTTCGAAACCATGAAGCTTTGCTTTTTTCGGAACTACTTTCAGCTTTCTTTTGCTCAGTTTTTTTCTGAGAAAGTGTATGTTAAGCAACCCAAAGGCTTTGAAGATCCACACcacttggatcatgtttacaagttgaagaaataACTTTATGGCTTGAAGAAAGCTCCATGGGCTtggtatggtaggttgaccgagtatttgctcgaaattggcttcaaacgaggtgaggttgataaaactctttttattcaaaagacGAAAGGTGATattcttatttgtcaagtttatgtggatgacattatctttggtgcttcttctcaaaagcatgttgatagttttgttgaatgcatgtcttctacttttgaaatgagTATGGTAGGAGAGTTAACTtactttcttggattgcaagttaagCAATCAAGTGATGGTATATTTCTGtgtcaaag comes from Henckelia pumila isolate YLH828 chromosome 4, ASM3356847v2, whole genome shotgun sequence and encodes:
- the LOC140862580 gene encoding uncharacterized protein codes for the protein MFNSVDMNMFNLIGICTCAREAWEKLQTHCEGSASFKKTRMRLLTSKFEKLRMEESETIMEYNGRLKSLKNEASVLGDPISNKRLVSKVLRSVPKTFHTKVCAIDESKDTSIMGLDELISYLCTYEMEMEAEDDTKEVKESDLEENSISLISKKFTDYLKVMKEKKDMKGAQHSKFPRLPTLEKLEKPATTRGHRQSYEGKIQSSIKSFDNVQCRECKGYGHYAYECANRLRKGMNVSLSDDDSEGEQEKAEHADLISFTAFLESKKKFQINPLGVGSGVATPGCNTVQKSVCFVASNLDNSSDHEEHVDDAYTLEGIQKLYEELYCDWIKRNQLNTTFSKENTEFKAVMARLEVLMSMKDLKLGLLNLELEKANATFARFNSSSNKLDNILTMGKDDKFGLGFKERVFETGESSKTPVFVKEGSDSLNHPSTASKGKKLIVEKNVSVPKPKQWKRPFVLPLMLHNTKSNTGRKGHTVNKVWEQKSDVKRLKDHLTDYIEQNGGRVTYGGVAKGRIVGKGTLNVKGFPKLHNVLHVEGLNANLISISQLCDDGLHVKFDKNTCEVFYNANHCVVTGTRSVDNCYQLGEELACRKSKVDEFSLWHQKLGHVNLKTLKNLSKFEAVRGLPNLKSGVPYVCGTCQEGKQTRVSHPMLQHCGTTRCLELLHMDLMGPMEVESYGGKKYSLGISQEFSAPKTPQQNGIAERKNRRLQEMARVMMSSNNISKRFRAEALNTACHISNRVYLRSETVHEENSQNNEETEVITEKDIPSKIHKNHPSSQIIGDVHGTRQTRATEKVDYRKMVGLVCMSSVYSQVMRSCFVSNIEPKNVNDALNDEFWVNAMHEELEQFV